Below is a genomic region from Chitinophagales bacterium.
AAGCGGTCAGGTTCTTCCACATTTTAGACATCCAGTCTTCTTTCTGCTGTTGCTGCACCGCAGATGCTGTCTCCATGGGCTTGCCATGGAGGATGTGGTAATGCTGCTCGCTGATCAGCTTCGCCAGCCGGAGCATGGTGAGTACCATAAAGAACATCACGATCAGCAATGCTCCAATAACATAATAAAATGACTGGTAAGCCTGAAAAGAAGATGCTGTTGTTGCAACTTCCTGTGCAGCGGCGGGAAAGGAAAACGTGAAGAGGATTGCTGCAATGAATAAGTTGGCTTTAAATTTTTTCATGGCGGAATTTTTCTTAAAACGTCTGCTATAAATGTTAAGAGTTATTTATTCTTGTGTTCACCGGTTACCTGATCACTGAATGGAAGCTCGCTGAGCTCTTTGATTTGTTGCTTATCCTGCATGAAAGCATAGATGCCTACTGCTCCGAAAAACAGGAAGAATGCAACAAAAGAGATCAAAGGAAAGATGACTACACCATTGATGGAAGAAAGAACATTCTGAAACATGGTTAATTGTTGTTTACGGTTTGTGCTTTTTTAATATCAGTTCCTAGGCGTTGCAGGTAAGAGATGATGGCTATGATTTCTTCATCGCCATTTACCGGTACCCCGTTATCATTGAGATCTTTTGCAATGGCAGCTGCCTGTTTCTTCAGATCCGCTTCTGCTTCCGCTTCATATCCGTCTGCATAGGGAACACCAAGCTTGCGCATCACATGAATCTTATCCGTAGTGTGCGCGGTGCTCAATTTATTTTCTGAAAGCCATGCATAAGACGGCATGATGCTGCCGGGTGACATGCTGCCTGGGTCAACAAGGTGATTGTATTGCCATGCATTCGGATATTTATTGCCCTCTCGTTGCAGGTCGGGACCGGTGCGTTTAGAGCCCCACAGGAAAGGATGATCATATACAAACTCGCCGGCTTTGGAATATTCGCCATAGCGTTCCGTTTCGGAGCGGAACGGCCGGATCATCTGCGAGTGACAGGTGTTGCAACCTTCCCTGATATACAGATCACGGCCTTCGAGTTCAAGTGGCGTGTAAGGCGTTACGCTGGATATGGTAGGGATATTGGACTTAATCATAAAGGTTGGGATCATTTCAATTAATCCGCCGATCATGATAACGATCAGTGCGATAAAAGCAAAACGGATGGGAGTACGCTCGAGTTTGCGGTGCCAGTGTGTATGACCGCCATGTAATTCCTGTGCTTTGAGAGAAGCTGCTTCCGCGGTTTCATCGCCGATGAATTTGCCCTGGCGCGCAGTCATCCACAGGTTGTATATCATGATGAATACGCCAACGAGGTAGATCAGTCCGCCAATCGCACGGGCATCATACATTGGAATAATATTCCTGACGGTTTCGAGGAAATTAGGGTAACGGAGAAATCCTTCCGGCGTAAACTCTTTCCACATAGAACTTTCGGCGAAGCCGGCCCAATACATCGGAATCGCATAAAATAGAATGCCGATGGTACCAATCCAGAAATGATTGTTGGCCAGCTTCTTCGAATAAATTGTAGTGCCATACAATTTGGGAATGAGCCAATAAAACATGCCGAAGGTCAGGAAGCCATTCCAGCCCAATGCACCAACGTGTACATGCGCTATCGTCCAGTCAGTATAGTGTGAAATGGCGTTTACACTTTTAATGGAAAGCAACGGACCTTCAAATGTAGCCATACCATAAGCTGTAACAGCCACCACCATAAATTTCAGCACCGGCTCTTCGCGCACTTTATCCCATGCTCCCCGTAAGGTGAGTAAGCCGTTCACCATTCCGCCCCAGGAAGGTGCGAGCAGCATGATGGAGAATACAGTGCCGAGTGACTGAGCCCAATCGGGCAATGCGGTATATAACAAGTGATGTGGCCCTGCCCAGATGTAGAGGAAGATCAGCGCCCAGAAATGCACAATGGACAAACGGTAGGAATAAACCGGCCGGTTGGCCGCTTTGGGCAGGAAGTAATACATCAGTCCGAGGTAAGGCGTGGTAAGAAAAAATGCCACGGCATTATGCCCGTACCACCATTGCACGAGGGCATCCTGCACGCCTGCATAAACGGAATAGCTTTTCATCAGCGTAACAGGCAGGGCGATGGAGTTAACAATGTGCAGCACCGCCACGGTAACTACGGTTGCTATGTAAAACCAGATTGCAACATACAAGTGGCGTTCACGCCGGCGAATCATGGTGCCGAACATGTTAATCGCGAATATTACCCATACGAG
It encodes:
- the ccoN gene encoding cytochrome-c oxidase, cbb3-type subunit I, with the translated sequence MQMERFDYDNKIVRKFLIATVLWGAVGMLVGLLAALELPFPWLNGGIPWITFSRIRPVHTNAVIFAFVGNGIFMGVYYSLQRLLKARMFSDLLSQLHFWGWQLIIVLAAVTLPLGYTTSKEYAELEWPIDILIALVWVIFAINMFGTMIRRRERHLYVAIWFYIATVVTVAVLHIVNSIALPVTLMKSYSVYAGVQDALVQWWYGHNAVAFFLTTPYLGLMYYFLPKAANRPVYSYRLSIVHFWALIFLYIWAGPHHLLYTALPDWAQSLGTVFSIMLLAPSWGGMVNGLLTLRGAWDKVREEPVLKFMVVAVTAYGMATFEGPLLSIKSVNAISHYTDWTIAHVHVGALGWNGFLTFGMFYWLIPKLYGTTIYSKKLANNHFWIGTIGILFYAIPMYWAGFAESSMWKEFTPEGFLRYPNFLETVRNIIPMYDARAIGGLIYLVGVFIMIYNLWMTARQGKFIGDETAEAASLKAQELHGGHTHWHRKLERTPIRFAFIALIVIMIGGLIEMIPTFMIKSNIPTISSVTPYTPLELEGRDLYIREGCNTCHSQMIRPFRSETERYGEYSKAGEFVYDHPFLWGSKRTGPDLQREGNKYPNAWQYNHLVDPGSMSPGSIMPSYAWLSENKLSTAHTTDKIHVMRKLGVPYADGYEAEAEADLKKQAAAIAKDLNDNGVPVNGDEEIIAIISYLQRLGTDIKKAQTVNNN
- a CDS encoding CcoQ/FixQ family Cbb3-type cytochrome c oxidase assembly chaperone gives rise to the protein MFQNVLSSINGVVIFPLISFVAFFLFFGAVGIYAFMQDKQQIKELSELPFSDQVTGEHKNK